A stretch of the Archangium violaceum genome encodes the following:
- a CDS encoding DUF6484 domain-containing protein, whose translation MTKTEEQHGAEQVWDAREGYVAGTDGEGRPVVDFEGNPAGPRVALTTVPMAGAALEAAVTSRQRVQLRFQDGDIRRPVIVGLSHETRQGDVPRRLHGAGGTRLEVLEDEDGVTLRVGKASLRLMQDGRVFLKGTYVETCAEGLNRIKGGTVDIG comes from the coding sequence ATGACGAAGACCGAAGAGCAGCACGGTGCGGAGCAGGTATGGGACGCACGCGAGGGCTATGTCGCGGGGACGGATGGAGAAGGCAGGCCGGTGGTCGACTTCGAGGGGAACCCAGCGGGCCCTCGGGTCGCTCTCACCACGGTGCCCATGGCAGGAGCCGCGCTTGAAGCGGCCGTTACGTCGCGCCAGCGCGTGCAACTGCGCTTCCAGGACGGCGACATTCGCCGTCCCGTCATCGTCGGCCTTTCACACGAGACACGACAGGGGGACGTGCCCCGTCGCCTGCATGGCGCCGGCGGCACCCGCCTGGAGGTCCTCGAAGACGAGGACGGCGTCACGCTGCGCGTGGGGAAAGCCAGCCTGCGACTGATGCAGGACGGGCGAGTCTTCCTCAAGGGCACCTACGTCGAGACATGCGCCGAGGGCCTCAATCGCATCAAGGGCGGTACGGTGGACATTGGCTGA
- a CDS encoding TIGR02270 family protein, giving the protein MSSIRQGGLHPEGGSMPLRRWRGFAPREISALCNEEMVALHAGEAAFLWTQRARAVDAPHYRLKDLVRLDGRLEAHLDGLRTAGEKGWEKCVAALDVPGPGEVFAAGVVACESRDGSRIGTVVKLALETREWERAWVSALGWLSFADAVPVLEALLEERAPEVRRLGVAGAAAQRWDLGPHLGPALGDEAAPVRACALEAVGLLARTDLLPKVQRALTHGDEACRFAAAWTLVRLGQRTGPTLSLLQAFGDSAGPLSRRALSTALRCMQPAQAQAWYARLREAPHTRRLAAIAAGVLGDVEHVGDLLAWMSEPAVAREAGEAFTLLTGVDLAWDNLDGEAPREEVAVEDEAAAKESEDLPWPDAEKVAAWWHQHQRDFQRGTRYLAGKPISDTHLRDVLRQGTQRQRAAAALEWGLRKPQAPLFEVRAPGAAQARRLATWTS; this is encoded by the coding sequence GTGAGCAGCATTCGGCAAGGGGGACTCCACCCGGAGGGGGGCAGCATGCCCCTGCGGCGCTGGAGAGGTTTCGCGCCGCGAGAGATTTCGGCCCTCTGCAACGAGGAGATGGTGGCGCTGCATGCCGGGGAGGCCGCCTTCCTCTGGACGCAGCGAGCCCGGGCCGTGGATGCCCCCCACTACCGACTGAAGGACCTCGTCCGGCTGGATGGGAGGTTGGAGGCGCACCTGGATGGATTGAGGACCGCGGGCGAGAAGGGGTGGGAGAAGTGCGTGGCGGCCCTGGACGTACCAGGGCCCGGAGAGGTGTTCGCGGCGGGGGTGGTGGCATGCGAGAGCCGCGACGGCAGTCGTATTGGCACGGTGGTGAAGTTGGCGCTTGAGACCCGCGAGTGGGAGCGCGCCTGGGTGTCCGCCCTGGGCTGGCTGTCGTTTGCGGACGCCGTCCCCGTGCTGGAGGCCTTGTTGGAGGAGAGGGCCCCGGAGGTGCGCCGTCTCGGCGTCGCCGGTGCCGCCGCGCAGCGCTGGGACTTGGGGCCGCACTTAGGCCCGGCCCTCGGCGACGAGGCCGCACCCGTGCGGGCCTGTGCGCTGGAAGCCGTGGGGCTGCTGGCGCGAACGGACTTGCTGCCGAAAGTGCAGCGCGCGCTGACGCACGGGGACGAGGCGTGCCGCTTCGCCGCCGCATGGACGCTGGTACGCCTTGGGCAGCGCACGGGGCCCACCCTCTCGTTGCTGCAGGCCTTTGGCGATTCAGCGGGCCCTCTCTCCAGGCGCGCCCTTTCCACGGCCTTGCGCTGCATGCAGCCGGCCCAGGCCCAGGCCTGGTATGCGAGGCTCCGTGAAGCGCCTCACACCCGCCGGCTCGCGGCCATTGCCGCGGGCGTGCTGGGTGACGTCGAGCACGTGGGAGATTTGCTGGCGTGGATGTCAGAACCAGCCGTCGCGCGTGAAGCGGGCGAGGCCTTCACCCTGCTCACCGGCGTCGACCTGGCGTGGGACAACCTCGACGGCGAGGCTCCGCGGGAAGAAGTGGCCGTGGAGGATGAAGCGGCCGCGAAGGAGTCGGAGGACCTGCCCTGGCCCGATGCGGAGAAGGTGGCCGCGTGGTGGCACCAGCACCAGCGCGACTTCCAGCGGGGCACACGTTACCTGGCGGGGAAGCCCATTTCGGACACCCACCTGCGAGACGTGTTGCGGCAGGGCACGCAGCGGCAGCGTGCGGCCGCAGCGCTGGAATGGGGACTGCGCAAGCCTCAGGCGCCTCTCTTCGAAGTACGAGCGCCAGGCGCCGCCCAGGCACGGAGGCTGGCCACATGGACTTCGTGA
- a CDS encoding DUF2169 family type VI secretion system accessory protein, with the protein MDFVNETPLAAGWTVGFQPDGREVLVVVAKGTFSLPASEEEASLAPEQVPLVEADTFTGEPGFSAPLHEADFAHRKPRCDVLLNGNAWAPGGKPAKVVPVSFSLGGMTKAFAVHGPRVWRKGLVAGPRPSEAQPFTSLPISYDNAFGGVDTSQKDVSRHKAFLPNPVGRGFRHHLEEVDGVPMPDTEEIRTPVTSPRGPYRPMAFGALGRNWQPRAAYAGTYDEQWLSEGLPFFPKDFDDRYFQAAPEDQQVPYPRGGETVTLINLCARGTLRFRLPRLQVPVAFIPHQGPAKQVDATLDTVLVEPDAERLLLTWRLTWPLRRDAFEMKQVVVGGRSRGWLRAHAVGKTYYPNLDALARARGARKAGRDG; encoded by the coding sequence ATGGACTTCGTGAATGAGACGCCCCTGGCGGCTGGGTGGACGGTGGGCTTCCAGCCAGACGGGAGGGAGGTGCTGGTGGTGGTGGCGAAGGGCACCTTCAGCCTGCCAGCGAGTGAGGAAGAAGCCTCACTCGCACCCGAGCAGGTTCCACTGGTAGAGGCTGACACCTTCACCGGGGAGCCGGGTTTCTCCGCGCCGCTGCATGAGGCCGACTTCGCCCACCGGAAACCCCGGTGCGACGTGCTCCTCAACGGGAATGCATGGGCGCCCGGCGGCAAGCCCGCCAAGGTGGTGCCCGTCTCCTTCTCCCTGGGGGGCATGACGAAGGCCTTCGCGGTGCATGGCCCACGTGTCTGGCGGAAGGGCCTGGTGGCAGGCCCGCGTCCGTCGGAGGCACAACCCTTCACCTCCCTGCCCATCAGCTACGACAATGCCTTCGGCGGAGTGGACACCAGCCAGAAGGACGTCTCCAGGCACAAGGCCTTCCTCCCCAACCCCGTGGGGCGGGGCTTCCGGCACCACCTCGAAGAGGTGGACGGCGTCCCCATGCCCGATACGGAGGAGATTCGCACGCCAGTCACTTCCCCACGCGGCCCATACCGGCCCATGGCCTTCGGTGCTCTGGGCCGCAATTGGCAGCCTCGTGCCGCCTACGCGGGCACCTACGACGAACAATGGCTGAGTGAGGGACTCCCCTTCTTCCCCAAGGACTTCGACGACAGGTACTTCCAGGCCGCCCCCGAGGACCAGCAGGTGCCCTACCCGCGCGGAGGAGAAACCGTCACCCTCATCAACCTCTGCGCCCGTGGGACGTTGCGCTTCCGCCTTCCACGCCTCCAGGTGCCTGTGGCCTTCATCCCCCACCAGGGCCCGGCGAAGCAGGTGGACGCAACGCTGGACACCGTGCTGGTGGAGCCTGATGCCGAGCGCCTCCTTCTCACGTGGCGCCTCACGTGGCCCTTGCGGCGGGATGCCTTCGAGATGAAGCAGGTGGTGGTGGGAGGGCGCTCCCGCGGCTGGCTGCGCGCGCACGCCGTTGGCAAGACGTACTACCCCAACCTCGATGCTCTCGCGCGAGCGCGGGGCGCGCGGAAGGCGGGCCGCGATGGTTAG
- a CDS encoding beta-ketoacyl synthase N-terminal-like domain-containing protein: MAIKASGLVTAVGFNAPASLAAIRAGLSGVKESQLWHAPSGKYLKAAKVALPQWWEGLGNLAELVAPAIGECLEAAAPAPADSVPLLLCVAEPSRPFRTEGLEQFLVAEVESRLELRFHPASRVIARGQASVALALQDAQRILSTQRVACCIIAGVDSLLNPKTVKEYARRRRVLAPDNSNGFIPGEAGGAVLVVPAGRQPGAELRLMGLGMAQEKATIHSEEPLRGDGLTVAVKHALKAAGLTLFDVAWRITDLNGEHYKFKEAAFVAARLQRKPKDVPFDLWHPIEYVGEVGAAIGPCALAWALHAGQKRYAPGEVALCHFGSDEGERAALVMKYEERSSPR, from the coding sequence GTGGCCATCAAGGCGTCTGGCCTGGTGACGGCCGTCGGCTTCAACGCCCCTGCTTCACTGGCCGCCATTCGCGCCGGTCTCAGCGGCGTGAAGGAGTCCCAGCTGTGGCATGCCCCTTCGGGGAAGTACCTCAAAGCGGCCAAGGTGGCGTTGCCGCAATGGTGGGAGGGGCTCGGCAATCTGGCGGAGCTGGTGGCCCCGGCCATTGGTGAGTGCCTGGAGGCTGCAGCTCCTGCGCCCGCGGACAGCGTCCCCCTCCTTCTTTGCGTCGCGGAGCCCTCGCGTCCCTTCAGGACGGAAGGGTTGGAGCAGTTCCTGGTGGCGGAGGTAGAGAGTCGCCTGGAACTTCGCTTCCACCCTGCCTCCCGGGTAATAGCGCGTGGACAGGCCTCCGTTGCATTGGCGCTCCAGGACGCCCAGCGCATTCTCTCCACGCAGCGAGTGGCCTGCTGCATCATCGCCGGGGTGGACAGCTTGCTGAATCCCAAGACGGTGAAGGAGTACGCCCGCCGCAGGCGCGTGCTCGCCCCGGACAACTCCAACGGCTTCATCCCTGGCGAGGCTGGTGGAGCGGTGCTGGTGGTGCCCGCAGGCCGCCAACCGGGGGCCGAGTTGCGCCTGATGGGCCTTGGCATGGCACAGGAGAAGGCCACCATCCATTCCGAGGAACCACTCCGAGGCGACGGGCTGACAGTAGCCGTCAAGCATGCCCTCAAGGCGGCGGGCCTCACCCTCTTCGACGTGGCCTGGCGCATCACCGACTTGAATGGCGAGCACTACAAATTCAAGGAGGCGGCCTTCGTCGCCGCGCGTCTGCAACGCAAGCCGAAGGACGTCCCCTTCGACTTGTGGCACCCCATCGAGTACGTGGGTGAGGTGGGCGCCGCCATTGGCCCCTGCGCCCTTGCCTGGGCCCTCCATGCCGGCCAGAAACGCTACGCGCCCGGCGAGGTGGCCCTGTGTCATTTTGGAAGTGACGAAGGCGAAAGGGCGGCGCTGGTGATGAAGTACGAGGAGAGGAGCAGTCCGCGATGA